The following proteins are co-located in the Procambarus clarkii isolate CNS0578487 chromosome 4, FALCON_Pclarkii_2.0, whole genome shotgun sequence genome:
- the LOC138371117 gene encoding uncharacterized protein, whose amino-acid sequence MEGYGGDVEGLGGYGGDVEGLGGYGGDVEGLGGYGGDVEGLGGDVGGLGGDVEGLGGYGGDVEGLEGYGGDVGGLGGYGGDVEGLGGDVEGLGGLGGDVEGLGGDAEGLGGYGEDVEGLGGYGGDVEGLGDVKGLGGYGGDVEGLGGYGGDVEGLGGYGDVKGLGGYGGDVEGLGGYGGDVEGLGGYGGDVEGLGGYGDVKGLGGYGGDVEGLGGLGGDVGGLGGDVEGLGGYGEDVEGLEGYGGDVGGLGGYGGDVEGLGGYGGDVEGLGGYGGDVEGLGGDVEGLGGLGGDVEGLGGDAEGLGGYGEDVEGLGGYGGDVEGYGGDVGGLGGYVGGLGGNVEGLGGDVGGLGGDVGGLGGNVEGLGGDVGGLGGDVGGLGGDVGGLGGYGGDVGGLGGNVEGLGGYGGDVEGLGGDVGGLGGYGGDVEGHGGDVGGLGGDVRGLGGDMGGLGGYGGDVEGLGGDVGGLGWNVGGLGGNVGGLGGYGGDVGGLGGNVEGLGGDVGGLGGV is encoded by the exons ATGGAAGGTTATGGAGGGGATGTGGAAGGTCTTGGAGGTTATGGAGGGGATGTGGAAGGTCTTGGAGGTTATGGAGGGGATGTGGAAGGTCTTGGAGGTTATGGAGGGGATGTGGAAGGTCTTGGAGGGGATGTGGGAGGTCTTGGAGGGGATGTGGAAGGTCTTGGAGGTTATGGGGGAGATGTGGAAGGTCTTGAAGGTTATGGAGGGGATGTGGGAGGTCTTGGAGGTTATGGGGGAGATGTGGAAGGTCTTGGAGGGGATGTGGAAGGTCTTGGAGGTCTTGGAGGGGATGTGGAAGGTCTTGGAGGGGATGCGGAAGGTCTTGGAGGTTATGGAGAGGATGTGGAAGGTCTTGGAGGTTATGGAGGGGATGTGGAAGGTCTTGGAGATGTGAAAGGTCTTGGAGGTTATGGAGGGGATGTGGAAGGTCTTGGAGGTTATGGAGGGGATGTGGAAGGTCTTGGAGGTTATGGAGATGTGAAAGGTCTTGGAGGTTATGGAGGGGATGTGGAAGGTCTTGGAGGTTATGGAGGGGATGTGGAAGGTCTTGGAGGTTATGGAGGGGATGTGGAAGGTCTTGGAGGTTATGGAGATGTGAAAGGTCTTGGAGGTTATGGAGGGGATGTGGAAGGTCTTGGAG GTCTTGGAGGGGATGTGGGAGGTCTTGGAGGAGATGTGGAAGGTCTTGGAGGTTATGGGGAAGATGTGGAAGGTCTTGAAGGTTATGGAGGGGATGTGGGAGGTCTTGGAGGTTATGGGGGAGATGTGGAAGGTCTTGGAGGTTATGGAGGGGATGTGGAAGGTCTTGGAGGTTATGGAGGGGATGTGGAAGGTCTTGGAGGGGATGTGGAAGGTCTTGGAGGTCTTGGAGGGGATGTGGAAGGTCTTGGAGGGGATGCGGAAGGTCTTGGAGGTTATGGAGAGGATGTGGAAGGTCTTGGAGGTTATGGGGGAGACGTGGAAGGTTATGGAGGGGATGTGGGAGGTCTTGGAGGGTATGTGGGAGGTCTTGGAGGGAATGTGGAAGGTCTTGGAGGGGATGTGGGAGGTCTTGGAGGGGATGTGGGAGGTCTTGGAGGGAATGTGGAAGGTCTTGGAGGGGATGTGGGAGGTCTTGGAGGGGATGTGGGAGGTCTTGGAGGGGATGTGGGAGGTCTTGGAGGTTATGGAGGGGATGTGGGAGGTCTTGGAGGGAATGTGGAAGGTCTTGGAGGTTATGGAGGGGATGTGGAAGGTCTTGGAGGGGATGTGGGAGGTCTTGGAGGTTATGGAGGGGATGTGGAAGGTCATGGAGGGGATGTGGGAGGTCTTGGAGGGGATGTGAGAGGTCTTGGAGGGGATATGGGAGGTCTTGGAGGTTATGGAGGGGATGTGGAAGGTCTTGGAGGGGATGTGGGAGGTCTTGGATGGAATGTGGGAGgtcttggagggaatgtgggaggTCTTGGAGGTTATGGAGGGGATGTGGGAGGTCTTGGAGGGAATGTGGAAGGTCTTGGAGGGGATGTGGGAGGTCTTGGAGGTGTGTGA